aaaaaaaccccaaacataaACCTTTATACTATCCACCTACTACTCCAACAACACAGTTTCAATAAGGAAGTTTTACTGATAATTGAACAATTTATATAATGTGGGCAGAGAGATATCAAGAGTGATTGTAAGGTGGCCATTCTTGTAAGTCAAGAGCTATGATCTTTGACCCATTGCTCAATCCATTTCAATATCTGATCGATATTATCCTCAAGATCTTCTGGATTATTGCTGGGCAGCTGATGCACTATTTCCTCCTTGTAGGATGCTAAGGCTTCTtcataaagaatttgaaaaatttcacACTGAATATTGTCTTTTAGTTTCTTCTCATTATAACCCCTAGAAGGCAAAGAGATGATAAGCAAACTGGCATTAGCTGGAGTTTCAGGAACACACCAGAAACTGGACACTTTTGTAACTATGCACTTTTGAACACAtgaaaaatcaagcaaaaatacttgcatataataaaatgcataaaaggaATTATCGTACAGTAGTTGGGTACTTGATCACACAATTTCCCACAGTATGACTCAGAAGACAGTGGGAAAATGTCTtccataaaatttttcttttttggtttttctggtgATGCTTTCTTGGAGGGATaaactcaaatatattttaaaggttgtGAAATATTAATTTACCTTGTTAGTTTTTCGTAAGTTTTCCCATTCCTGTTGTGAGGATAATTTGAGTGGGTAACGTTCATTCCATAGCAAAGAATGTTATCAGCTTGGTTGTTTTCCTAGCAAAGTTTTACATTAAGGAAAAAGCatgtgggagggtatagcttaagtggtagagcacaggcttaccatacatgaggtcctgggttcaatccccagtaccttctctaaaaataaataaacaaacctaattacctccccctacaaaaacaacaacaaaggaaaaagcaTGACTAAACAGAATTGCTATATAGTACCTTTTACTGAATCAAACTGTCAGTTGAGGTATTCATTTACTCAAAGTACTGCTTGTGTTTTACAAATGCATCTTTTTCTCTTAGGTTCAGAAAGTTCGTACCATACAGATTTGCTTTGTAGTAAGACAAAACAGTCACATTTTCAAATAGAACCCTTTATGATGGTAGTACTGGCCAACCTCAGGAATctgaataaaaatttatattatactttAAGAACTCAGtgcttttcctttcttacctTGTTTCAAGCCTTTTGTACAAAACACTGTTATCTGTTTTCAGCACAAAAACTATATGAAACCAGCGTTCAGGGAAGAAATCACAACCATGGTAATCAACAATAACTCCACCTTCACTCATTTGGTTTTCTAACTCGTCAACTAcctgtgaaaaaggaaaagaaggaagaacacaGAGGTCAACTtccctattaattttttttaaatgtatatttattttaaaaaattgtacttaCTCTATCTTCATCTAAAATGGGACAGTCATACTCTTCATCATAGCCATCATATAACTGCCCTAAAAGAGATATACATTGGTGTGTTAAAGTAGTATTTTCTAAGTAACTTTCAGTAATTTTCAATTAATTCTAGACTTTGGGAAAGGAAATATATCATCAGTTACTCTTTTAGAGACAAGGGAGGGCATTAACACGAGAGATGTTACATGGACACCAAATATAAAGAGCTATACTGATAAATTAGAATTTTGTTTAGAAGCTTGGATAGCAATATACCTGAAACCATTTTAGCTATCAAAACTAAAACAACTAAAAAGACGGAATAATAGCCAACTTCAGAATTTGTGGAGCTATTAGTAGAGGAGAACTGCATTATTTTTGTTGAGCCACAGATTGGTGGGAAAAGGGGACACATGGATGGAAATACTCCCTGCACGTTAACAGCAGGTTAAGTTCCAAATTTATGAGGCCAAAGATGAAACTTATTAAAAGCAACAACATGTTCTTGATTCCAAAAATGAACCCTTTGTCACTGAGGGCATATCTTTATGGGGTTTGGGGAAGGAGTCAGTACCCTGATGCTCCTTTACGTCTAGATTTCCAGCATCCCCAAAAGCCAAGGGTTAAATATCTTATTTCAGAAGGTAGAAGAATGATGGACAGATATAAAAAAGGCAGATTTAAATGTAACTTTCCGGCAAATTAAAGCTTCCTTTCAAAGGAAGTTTGTCTTAAGGTGAGACTTATCAATCTCAGCCTCACTCTGAATCCCTAGGAGGTACAATCTCTAAGGCAGGCTTAGGTCATCCTCTTGGCCATCTCGAAGATGGCTATAGTCTTCCCAAATCTCCTTCCCCTTACTATTTTGGCACAGGTTGAAATGAGGTTAAAAAATGAGCATGAGTTCTAAAGTGACAATAATCCTGAGGGTTAGTGGAAGGCACAGAGGCAGTTTTAACTCTGGACAGATATTGGCCATGTGAGCCACTGCTCTAGCACATAGTGTGGCCTCTGCCTTCTTGTGTTGCTGTTCAGTTACCAGAAACTTACCAGCTAAAAGGTTAAACTGTCTTGGTGTGGGGAAAACTGGTtaacaatttagaaaataatctaaatcCTTACTTTATACCACAAATAGGTGGAttaaagaactaatttttttttaatttaagtataggtgatttacaatgttgtgctagtttcaagtgtacagcatagtgattcagttatacatatatatatatttcagatattttccattatgttattacaagatattgaatatagttctctgtgctatagagtaggcccctgtttatttattaaagtagtgtgtatctgttaacctcaaactcctaatttatccctcccctccccctccccctttggtaaccataagtttgctttctatatgAAGAGCAAATTTCTTAATTCCAAAGACGGAAAATTTAACCTACAAAGGAATAATTCATTGGagtttgtgaaaaaataaaacgaCTGATTTgaacatataaaatgttaaatctctgttcaatgaaaaatatagttttttaaaaaagaaaaacagcagggAGAAGTATTTGTAGTAGGACAATGGACTGaaatatcttaaaaatcaaaataatagtaaGTAGCTTAACAAAGAATAATAAGATTCACACAGAATAGAAAAGATAATTAGTAAACAGTACCTGAAAAAAATGTTGGACTTTCTCATAttagacatgcaaattaaaatgagccTTTTTATACctgttttattaattatatatgtatttagtaaaTTGACtctagaaatgtatttttacttaagtaaataatattaggtcgttttatttttctgtatgttattTTTACAATACTCTATATTTTTTACAATGCCACAAAATCTAATACTGACAGCTGATTCTGTACCATGTGGGAATCTGGAGTAGATCAATGTTCCTTCATATTTTAAATCCAGACtagtaaaatctttaaaaatatatgctgtCTAAAATACAGACAACTATGGCAATATTAACTTTTAGAATTAAAGTCTTTATACTGCAATGCTGAAATGCAGGATTTCTTAAatcactttaatatattttaataaaatagtgtAATCCAAGCTTTCAAATATTCACTTCAAAAAGCATTTATCAAACACCATGTACCAGTAATTACAGGAGTAATGAAGATATATTAGTGAACAAATTGAATAAGAAGACAAACTCAGTCCTTCCATTTTGAAGACTTTACAATAAAATGGGGTGATGACAGACAAGTAACTTGgaaattacagtattttaatGTTATGGTACTACGGGAGCAATAGGATGGGCACCATTTAGGTTAGAAACATAAACGTGGGTGGGATATTAGGggaggcttcctagaggagaTAACTTCTAAGTGAAGACTTGAAGCAGTTAgctagggaaaaaaaggtaagatGACTCTTAACAGAGAAAACAAGATATTCAAAGGCAGAGAGATTAGAGAGGGCAGGCCTTTCAAAGGAGGGAAAGTCTTTCAGAATAGTTAGAAAGTAGGTGATAAAGGGGTCAGGTGAATTGAGGCCAGATTAAAAAGGACCTTGAAGGCTTCACTGAGTTTAGACTTTAATCCCAAGGCAAAGGAAAATCATTACTGCATTTTAAGCATGAAATGGCATGatcaatttcaaatttttaaaaatcatttcggTTTCTGTGTGCAGTTGGAAGAAAGCAAATCCAGAAGCACGGGTACCATATAAAGGCTACCGCAGAATTTTAGGTAAGTGATAATTACAATCTGCGTTATAGGGAACAGAGAAATAGATGGATTCTAAACTTCATTTCAAATTtccaaaaagagtaaaaatgttTGCTACTTTAGAAAGTTTCAATTGGAAGTCAAGTTTATAATTGTCTGTATAGAGGGTCTTCATATGACAAagactggggtggggagaagtCTGATTTGATTAAACTaccaaacattttgaaaattaaattaatttcccaaagttttatgatttacttaaaaattacttgcagaaaaaaaaatcgatTGTGAAGCCAGTTAAAAGGCTTTAAAGACCTTCTTACCTTAAAAGACTTTCCCACTTGTTAGTCAAACCGTAAAAGCATGACATTTTCTTCACTGCCATCCTAGAATTTATATACTCACATGAAAGCTGTTCTTTAAAGTTAATGATAGAGGGATGCTAGTTATCTATTTTGATGCTGCTGCCAATAATACAGTTTCAGATTTCATCCTTTGGAAATACATTTACCTCAACCCAACAAGAGGCTTTTAATTATAATGCAATTAGTACAGTAAGTTAATTGGTTTAAGGATTGGGAGCTTTGATATCTGGCCTTTTATGCAAAGAAAGCAATGAATTCTCCATAGAGAAGTTATTAGAGTACCAAAGATGTGGAATTTAAGTTGGGCCTTTTAAGGTGCTGTTTGTAAGGTAGGTTAGGAAGGGCATCTATAGACAAAGGAAATAAGACATGGAGATGCAAGACGCCCCACTTTTTCCACTGCTGAACAACAGTGCACTGTGGGTAGACTGAAGGGGACTTAGGAGATAGTGGTTGCAGGGCAGGCTGAAGGTAAACTGTGGCCAGTTCATAATCTCCTATACTTCATTAAGGAGGATGGACTTTATCAGTAAAAAGTTCATGTCATCCCCTCTGTTCCCTCTTTTAAAGGATATAATGATGGGGTAttgaagagggagggaagaggtacCGAAGAATAGAAGATTCAGCATGGACGGTCTTGAGAATGGTACAGCAGTGCCAAAGGGACACAGCACCGGTGGTCTTAGGAATGGGATAGGGCTATCAAAGTGATTTTTCAAACCATCAAGATTAGGAACCAAGTGCATCTGTGCAGTGTGTGAAtagtttggggggggggatagGAATCAGGAGCAGCCAAGCAGGGTCAGGAATGACTTCAGAGCATGtgctttttaaacattaatttggaAATGTTTGGGAACTATCTAGATGGTTACGTCTAGTAGGTGTCTAGAAACCGGGCtaagttttaattataaatttaagtCATCAACAAAAGGGAGTTAATAACTAGTCCTGAGTGAATGACATTActagagggaggggcaggattACAAAATGGCTGTAGTGAAATCACAGGGGAATGAGGTATATGgtgggaaggaaaagaatcagATGCAGATTGGGACAGCAGTGTTGGAGAGGCCAATGGAGAAGTTAGTTTCAAAGGCTTTCAGCGGTAGCTGATTaaggtgaaggaaaaaaaatgggatacACAGAGGTTAGAGCAGGGATGGCAAACTTTTCCTATAAAAGGCCACACAGTAAATACTTAAGGATTTGCAGTCTAGTCTTTAGTGTACTACAAAAACAGCAGCAGCTTGCCAACCCCTGGGTTAGAAACACACCAAGATTTTAAGTATTGAGGGCCAGGTATTTGAAATGCATCCAATGTCAGTATAATCATACTACTTTTGTCTAGACCTATGAGTATCCTGGGTTTAGGGACAAAGGCTAAAGACTGATAAACTTGTGGCAGGAAAATTAAGGATGCTGGTAAATGTGTAATTAAATGATTGGATACGGGAAAGGACATCAACTGAGGAACGTGAGACTGGAAGAACAGTGATAAGAAAAGCATTCTTACTGCACACTGAGGACGCTTCAAAGTTTTACTAAGCTTAATTCCCCACCTAATTTTTCCTGCTTTGGTTTTAAATGGCATAGATGGTCTCTtacaaaaaatacaatttaatatGATGACTAGGATAGCAATAAACTCCATTTAGACACATCCCTTAAGTCTCATTACTTatagcagggtttctcaacctgaattactactgacattttgagcTTGATAATTCTGTTATGGAGATGGAGGGTTGTCCTGTGAATTGGAGAATGTTCAGCAGAATCCCTGGCCTGTACCATTAGAGGTCAGTAGCAACACTCCTCACCCCAGCTGTGATTACCAAAAATGTCTCAGaagttgccaaatgtcccctgaggggtaaaatcacccccagttgagaaccactgctttacaGATAACTGCATGGTTTCCCTTAAAAAGTATcaccatttggaaaaaaaatgaggaagctgaATGTCTCAGACTACTTCCTAGTAAGGTTTTCAGATATATTCAAATGGCACCTGGGGAAAAAAGCCTGGTACATTTTGAAAAACCTTATAAAGTACCTCATCTAACACTTGTCAAATCAGACCAGAAATCCTTTTCTGGCaaaacaggaggggaaaaaattcaCACTTTTCCTTTAAGGCAGATTCCATCTCATGAAATAATCTCACcaataaaatacaaagagaatGGTCAAGACTATGCACCATTAGGtgggcacacaactgactaaaaCGGTTTGAGAACAAACAGAAGACTCAGTGGAGAAGACAAGTGTCTCACAGTGGATTATACTTTGGTGTTACTGTTGCTGTCAATGCTATCCATGATAGATTTTACAGCAGCTTCATTAAGCTTAGAAGTGTTACATTGAGTGGGTAAAATTAGAACTGGAAGACATGGCTGAAATTGACTACAACGTGACTGTGAAATCACCtgtcaaaaacagtaaaattcaaCAGGCAAAGGAACAAAAGCAGATTTCACGTAGGTATAAAATGGAGAATGACAAGCTATGCACAGTTGTAAGTTTTATTAACAATAACTTAAATGCTAAACCTGGATTAAAAGTGTAAGCATGATACTGGCATATAGTATCAAGACTGACAAGCAAAGATGCACAAAATCGACCTGCAAAGGGAtagtggaaaaaatttttttttgaatttttgacaCTGGGAAACACATCAAGGGTCCTTAAATATAACCAAAGGGATAGaaaaatgggacctaagaagAAGTCTGGCAATTGAGGAAGATAAATCTAAACAGATAAGGATCCACTATGAATAAAAATCATGACCAAGTGGTCCCTCCAAAAAGCAGGCATAGTTATACTTCAGCAATCTGAAAGCATGGCCCTTAAGAGTGACTTATACAGCAGGAATCATACTATGATCTGAAGACACTAGAAATGACACTCTAGTGGTAATGAATAGACTGTAACAACTTCAAGTTTTTGTTAACTGTTGGTCATAATGAGGCAGAAAACTGCTTCTAAAAACATAATTGCCAAAGTACCAACAATCAAACTGATGaattacaactttattttttacactTAAAGGCTGACAAAAAACTATTACTACTCCTACTAAAGAAAGTCCAATACAACATCTCAATTGAAAAATGATAGCCATATTTACTcattaaatactatttttctaaaacaacttGGAAACATCCAGCATGCATGTTTAAGCTCAGTACAATGGATTCAAAACCAAGTATACATGTTACAATGCATCAAGGCTAGGTTACAAATTATCATAGTCATCGTCATCatcgtcatcgtcatcatcatcatcttcacgTTTTCTTTTCAGTGCACTTGATGATTCACTGGCAGTATTTTGTGATGACACCAGGTTAGTGGTAATAAGAATGTTTTTCGACCCAATTAATGATGGATTAATTAGAACATTCTGAACTGTTGATGTTGCAGGAATTGATGCTTTTACAGCTGGGGACTGTGAAGTGGGCATCTGTACTGTAAACCTTTGCCCTGTGAGGGACACTGGAGTCCCTACTTTCGTTGAAACAGACATGGTTTGTGGGGTTGGTGTGCCAAGTGTGGGAGTACTTGGTCTGCTAGTAACTGAACCAACACTTAACCGTGGAACCGTTATTCTTCCCACAGAAGTAGATGCCTTTTTTTGTAAAGACTTAAGTCTGTAATTAGGAGCAGTCAAACAATATCTATCAGGTGGCAATCTAGGGCCTGAATATGGCTTGATCAATGGCAAAGGGGTTTGATTTCTTTGCCTTGCAATATCTAATAAAAAATCTCTTGGGGGAGGAGAGGTAAAAGACTGGTCAGCACGACACTGGATTGCCAATCGCACATCATCTGCATCAACAGTAGCTTTCTTAGCATGACTTGAATAAATTTTTGCATCATCTAGAATTGTGGTGACATATCGGAAGGCAAACTCCAACATCTGATTTATAACTCTTGGCTCATATTCTGTAATCCCCATATCCTTCAGGATTTGTGCCATCATCTGTGCATCTTTCGGCATGCTCTTGGGAGAAGCCATCTTGCCAGACTCCATGATATCCGGTGATCAGACTTtagatcatttgaaaaaaatatgtacattagATCAAACCTGAAATAGTTACTTTGGTAGCAACTGTCaggaactttaaaatgtttaaatacatgttaaatttttaaaaatataagtttttaaaatatattaaatcttttaaattttaatgaggcacatttaaagttctctttaaatttattgagtttctatCCATTATGGTATATAAAAAGATGAAGACACAAATAAGGGGGTGATAAAAGATTGGGGAAAAAGAGGGTCAAATAAGTAAACATGTATCACTTTAGAATGTGTGTAGCTGCTTGCAGGCATGCACCTATGAAATTAATCTAAGAAAATACCAAAGGACAGAAAATTCCATGTGCTACTGTCAGAGTTCAAAATAATGTCCTTATAGTGAGCTCAATATACTGTCTCCACAGATATGCTCAGCACCACCCCAACCTTTATGTGTTTGCCCAAATCAAAATACTCTCCCTCTTCCTCATGTTCGATTCTGTCTACCATAAGTTCAATCTTCACAGAAGCTGTCCCAATTATAACTGTCCACAAGACCTGCTAGCCAGTGGCAGAAGGGATGTAATGGTCAAAACAACCAAGACACAACATTAGACAAtatgttctatttctttgggTCCTCATCAGAGCACAAATTCCTTAATGGCaatccttctctcctttttgtaCCCTCTCACAAATATAGTCCTAATACTCCATCAtttctctcacttaaaaaaataaataaaataacataaatctAACACCAAAGTGTCCCTTACCTTCACGAGCTAAATCACCCACATTAACGTATTTCAGTCCTGATCTTGATGCAAGTTCTTTGCCTAGCGTGGTTTTTCCAACCCCTGGTGTACCTGTAAGACAAGCCACAGAAATATACTGTTCATGAAATACTTATTAGACTTTAGCTACTGATCTGCCCTTCTTAAGGTTCTTAACAACTGAAATGAAGTTTCCTATTTAGAAATCCTCTATGAATTAACACACACCATAACCTAATAAAAACTACCCAAAGCCTGTTGGATATCAGGATCTTAGCCAGTGTATCTGATTCTGCCAGGAGTGGGTCTTAGGAGATTCTGTCAATCACAGACTGTCTGCTACCACCATAGAAATTCCCAGAATAAAACTAGCCATTGCAAGTAAATTACtatcatttatttgctttaactgaaaaaaaaattaaattgttcatGGGAAAAGTTTGGCAGTACGAAAGACAAAATCTCATTTCTACTGACCCGCTACACTCTTCCCTAGGGGCAATCAGTGTAAACCAGTTTCTTATACATGTCTCCAAATAAGTCGTATACATACGCATTTGTGTATACATCCACGTATATGTATACATACGGTAGCATAttacatgtgtacatatacatacactgcatgtatatatacatacacacactataGATTTCCTTTTACAGAAATGGCAATACTATACCTTCACCTTCCCTTTTTTATAGCTATGTATTTCAAGATAATTAAACCCACAATTTTCTGCTGTTCGGGTTTAATGCCACTAAAATTATGAAACTTGATCATTATAATTAAAGATAGCGGGAATAAATCAAGTCTCCATAAAGATAACATTTAACTCCAGTCCATAATAATACACCAAGTTTGAACCCTGAACGCACCATGTTCTCAATAAAATTCTCACATTTAGATTTTTGATattgtttaatattaaaaaacaaacagtctGATCCAAACAAATGAGATGTTGTAAAATGGTCCCCTCAAGAAATCTTAAAGGCTAAACATTAATTTGAGGTTAATCTGCAGCTCTCAGAAATAGAAAGGACTTACGCGTTGCCAATAAGCTTATGTTCTGCTAAAGGATAAAACTTTACTGCTGTTTCCACAAAGAGCGCCTCAATTTTTAGATGCTGCAGTAGCATCCACACCCATTAGATTCTTTCATGAATGACTTATAACGCTATTAACTGCTAAAACTTGACAGACATTTTCAGAGTTAAAAACGaccatattttcctttaaaggagTTATGCGGCATTTTAGTATCACAGGCGCCCTGAGTATGGATCCAAATACCCAGAACCCCCACAATTAGCTAAGGAACTTTACAGCATCTCTACAAGAGAAACGACCAGAGCTGCTCAGTAGAtgcttttccttcttaaaataaaaaaaaaaaagagagagagagagaaagcctctCCACAAGCGTATACAGCAAACTGATCACTCCAGACATTAGAATCCTTTCATAAAAATCTGACTCtcagatacagaagaaaaatgagagacAGCCCAGGAGGCCAAAGGCATCCACCATTAACAAATCTATTAAGGGCCGGATACTGCCTTACGTTATTTCGCTAAAAACCTAAAGAGAACCCTGCAGGTAAAGAAACGACagtcattttacaaacaaaagcCTGATTAATAAAGATTAGGCAGcttgccaaaaaaaaaggaattggatATATCTACCTCTCTGCACCTCACCGAGTAGCCAACCTCCACCAATAGAATTAACATTCGCTGTCCCCTCCCCCCGTCTCCCGCAACCGTCGCGAGGGCCGGGTCTCGAGGCCCTGACAACTGCCACGCCACGCGGCCCTCGCCGAGTCTCGAAACAGAACACTGAGTGGCACCCCATTCGGGCGTCCGAGGGCCCGAAGCACTCGGCGTCCCTGGCTAGCCCCGCCGTCCAGCACCACCCCGGCGCGCGCCCTGACCCGTGAGCAAGATGTTCGGAAGCAACATGGTCATCACCGCGCCGGCTCAGGACGCCTCTGCACACGCGCCCTACACGCAACAGGGAGGGGCCGGAAGGGGCGGGAGGCGGTAAGCGCCAGTGGCGCCGGAGTACTGGAGGTCTTCTGTGGCGGTAGCGAACCACCTCTGCCGCCTCGTCGCCGACCATTGGTTACCTGGCCTTCTATGACACGCTTCCATCGCAGGGTCCGAATTGCGGGCACAGGTCGGCTCGGAGCTTCGAGTCAGGCAGTGCGCTGGATGCCTAAGACAGTCGCTGATTTGGCGGCCCCGCCTTTCCGTCTGTGTCGCGGAAGCGCCGACCGGTCTGGTAGGACCCCGGGAGGTGGGCCCTCCAAGACGGCTCGCCGCTGAGCTTGGGTAGGGCCGGGTGGCTACCCTTCCACCTGGAGCAGACTGGGTTCCCCCGTTCCTTTCCACCCACAAGGGGATGCAGCTTCCGGAAAGTAAGGCTGCCGCATACATAAGGCTGGTATATGTCTGTCCTAGAGACGTGAGTCCATCTGTGCCTTCACGCCTTTCTCGGCTCTCGTCGCTCCTCCTCCTGACCTGCCCATCCCATCTAGGGGTGAGAGGGGTGGAGGTGCAGAGTTCTGGCCTGGAGCCAGGGTATGCGAGCTCGTCTTCGCTCTCTGACTAGCAGCATTACGTTGGACGAATATGTGAGCTTAGTATTCCCTGTGCAGCGTGTAGGGTGGTGGTGGGTCTGCTGGAAGTATTTTTCGAAGTCTTCTCTACCTCTGACGTCTCATTTCAGGAACCTGGTATCATCAAGGACAGTTGCCTGCTCTTTAAAGGAGGTAACGGTCAGTCTTGTTTTCAAAAAGCGACTAAAATTCTGACCGTGACAACAGTCTGCATCTTTTATTTCGACCTGCCAACTAAATTAACTGAAATAcgtgttttttccccccacctgTGTACCTCTTTCAAACTGCAAAGAAAAACCTCTCTAGTCATGAacaatttctgtgtgtgtgtacggtTTGTTTTCTAGTGTGTGGAAGTATTTACACGTTAGAAATTATGTGTttctaaactattaaaaaatgcaCAGTTTACAGGTTTGTAGATTGTAAACACCTTGCATTTTGTAAACTTAAAATTGGTGAGTTCACTAGCTTGTATAAACACTGAAGAATTATGAAAGTCGGAAGACACAGTCTTGCCAAAAAAATTCATAATAACACGTTCAAATAAagacaaacacttaaaaatataaagtctttGCCCAGAATAAGTGCGAAGTATGAATTCAATATatggtgcttttttaaaaaaatttttttgaatgtttgtaattttggaaaaaattttgaagtgaaggaaattttaattttcagtgtaaaaactgCACAAATAAAGTTGTCTAATTTTTCTTAATGGCAAAAGGTAGGTACACAAATATGTGGTTTTTCTGTGTTCTCTACTACATTGTTGAGTTCATATGAAAAACTTTATTTAACACCACAGACTATT
The sequence above is a segment of the Camelus ferus isolate YT-003-E chromosome 3, BCGSAC_Cfer_1.0, whole genome shotgun sequence genome. Coding sequences within it:
- the AK6 gene encoding adenylate kinase isoenzyme 6 isoform X3 produces the protein MTMLLPNILLTGTPGVGKTTLGKELASRSGLKYVNVGDLAREGQLYDGYDEEYDCPILDEDRVVDELENQMSEGGVIVDYHGCDFFPERWFHIVFVLKTDNSVLYKRLETRGYNEKKLKDNIQCEIFQILYEEALASYKEEIVHQLPSNNPEDLEDNIDQILKWIEQWVKDHSS
- the AK6 gene encoding adenylate kinase isoenzyme 6 isoform X1 — its product is MYAAALLSGSCIPLWVERNGGTQSAPGGRVATRPYPSSAASRLGGPTSRGPTRPVGASATQTERRGRQISDCLRHPAHCLTRSSEPTCARNSDPAMEACHRRPGTPGVGKTTLGKELASRSGLKYVNVGDLAREGQLYDGYDEEYDCPILDEDRVVDELENQMSEGGVIVDYHGCDFFPERWFHIVFVLKTDNSVLYKRLETRGYNEKKLKDNIQCEIFQILYEEALASYKEEIVHQLPSNNPEDLEDNIDQILKWIEQWVKDHSS
- the AK6 gene encoding adenylate kinase isoenzyme 6 isoform X2; the encoded protein is MGCHSVFCFETRRGPRGVAVVRASRPGPRDGCGRRGEGTANVNSIGGGWLLGEVQRGTPGVGKTTLGKELASRSGLKYVNVGDLAREGQLYDGYDEEYDCPILDEDRVVDELENQMSEGGVIVDYHGCDFFPERWFHIVFVLKTDNSVLYKRLETRGYNEKKLKDNIQCEIFQILYEEALASYKEEIVHQLPSNNPEDLEDNIDQILKWIEQWVKDHSS
- the TAF9 gene encoding transcription initiation factor TFIID subunit 9; this encodes MESGKMASPKSMPKDAQMMAQILKDMGITEYEPRVINQMLEFAFRYVTTILDDAKIYSSHAKKATVDADDVRLAIQCRADQSFTSPPPRDFLLDIARQRNQTPLPLIKPYSGPRLPPDRYCLTAPNYRLKSLQKKASTSVGRITVPRLSVGSVTSRPSTPTLGTPTPQTMSVSTKVGTPVSLTGQRFTVQMPTSQSPAVKASIPATSTVQNVLINPSLIGSKNILITTNLVSSQNTASESSSALKRKREDDDDDDDDDDDDYDNL